In a single window of the Streptomyces cinnabarinus genome:
- a CDS encoding phosphoribosyl-ATP diphosphatase, which produces MSKKTFEELFTELQHKAATGDPATSRTAELVGKGVHAIGKKVVEEAAEVWMAAEYEGKDAAAEEISQLLYHVQVMMVARGISLDDVYAHL; this is translated from the coding sequence ATGTCCAAGAAGACGTTCGAGGAGCTCTTCACCGAGCTCCAGCACAAGGCCGCCACCGGCGACCCCGCCACCTCCCGCACCGCCGAACTGGTCGGGAAGGGGGTCCATGCCATCGGCAAGAAGGTCGTCGAAGAGGCCGCCGAGGTCTGGATGGCCGCCGAGTACGAGGGCAAGGACGCGGCAGCCGAGGAGATCTCGCAGCTGCTGTACCACGTCCAGGTGATGATGGTCGCCCGCGGGATCTCCCTGGACGACGTCTACGCCCACCTCTGA
- a CDS encoding hemolysin family protein, which translates to MSVLQLLFAALLVLANGFFVGAEFALVSVRRSQIEPLGTARARQVLYGLEHLPQMMAAAQFGITVCSLTLGAVAEPTVAHILEPLFEWIHLPHAMIHPLGYVIALATVVFFHLVIGEMVPKNLAMAAPEKAALWLSPGLVAFARLCRPLTVALGACAQGILRLFRVEPKDEVEAVFTSEQLNRLVEDAGQAGLLDPEEQERLEDALELGSRPVTDVLLRRESLVTVPPSVTPGQIVDLTARTGYSRFPVVADTGAFMGYLHVKDVLDLEDSERAVPQQVWRPMTTLRPELPLDDALTVMRRAATHLAQVADASGKVLGLVALEDVLELLVGEVTDPAHRALPKQALAS; encoded by the coding sequence ATGAGCGTGCTCCAACTCCTCTTCGCCGCGCTGCTGGTACTCGCCAACGGCTTCTTCGTCGGCGCCGAGTTCGCGCTGGTCTCGGTCCGCCGCAGCCAGATCGAACCGCTCGGCACCGCCCGCGCCCGACAGGTGCTGTACGGCCTGGAACACCTGCCGCAGATGATGGCGGCGGCCCAGTTCGGCATCACGGTCTGCTCACTGACCCTGGGCGCGGTGGCCGAGCCGACGGTCGCGCACATCCTGGAACCGCTCTTCGAGTGGATCCACCTCCCGCACGCGATGATCCACCCGCTGGGCTACGTCATCGCCCTCGCCACGGTCGTCTTCTTCCACCTCGTCATTGGCGAGATGGTCCCGAAGAACCTCGCGATGGCCGCGCCGGAGAAGGCCGCGCTGTGGCTCAGCCCCGGCCTGGTCGCCTTCGCCCGGCTGTGCCGTCCGCTCACCGTCGCCCTCGGCGCCTGCGCCCAGGGCATTCTGCGGCTCTTCCGGGTCGAGCCCAAGGACGAGGTCGAGGCGGTCTTCACCAGCGAGCAGCTCAATCGGCTGGTGGAGGACGCGGGCCAGGCCGGCCTGCTCGACCCCGAGGAACAGGAACGCCTGGAGGACGCCCTGGAGCTGGGCTCCCGCCCGGTCACGGACGTCCTGCTGCGCCGGGAATCCCTGGTGACGGTCCCACCCTCGGTCACCCCCGGCCAGATCGTCGACCTCACCGCCCGCACCGGCTACTCCCGCTTCCCGGTGGTCGCCGACACGGGCGCCTTCATGGGCTACCTCCATGTGAAGGACGTCCTCGACCTGGAGGACTCGGAGCGTGCGGTGCCCCAGCAGGTCTGGCGCCCCATGACGACGCTGAGGCCGGAACTCCCTCTCGACGACGCCCTCACGGTGATGCGCAGGGCGGCGACACATCTGGCCCAGGTAGCGGACGCGTCCGGCAAGGTCCTGGGCCTGGTCGCCCTGGAGGACGTACTGGAACTACTGGTGGGCGAGGTAACGGACCCGGCCCACAGGGCTCTGCCGAAACAGGCCCTGGCGAGCTAG
- a CDS encoding bifunctional 3,4-dihydroxy-2-butanone-4-phosphate synthase/GTP cyclohydrolase II has translation MNRVPVLYRTDNIEDFSLDPVEQAIADIAAGRPVVVVDDEDRENEGDLVIAAEKATPEIVAFMMSECRGMICAPMEGEELDRLGIPLMVENNTESMRTAFTVTVDGAPAHGVTTGISASDRATTLQLLASGTAQEDDFVRPGHIFPLRARSGGVLVRNGHTEAAVDLARLAGLRPAGAIVEIAGEDGRMLRLPELIPFARKHGLTIISIEDLIAYRRSAEPTVRREAEVHLPTAHGTFTAYGYRSTVDGVEHVALVHGEIGDGKDVVVRVHSECLTGDVFGSLRCDCGPQLDTALERIQTEGRGIVVYLRGHEGRGIGLVSKLRAYELQERGRDTLDANLELGLPADARDYAAGAQILRDLGVRSVRLMTNNPDKTDALVRHGIEVTDREPMPVTAGEHNLRYLRTKRDRMGHDLPWLETAPVSACGNQ, from the coding sequence ATGAACAGGGTTCCCGTCCTGTACCGCACCGACAACATCGAGGACTTCTCGCTCGACCCGGTCGAGCAGGCCATCGCCGACATCGCGGCCGGCCGTCCGGTCGTGGTCGTCGACGACGAGGACCGCGAGAACGAGGGCGACCTCGTCATCGCCGCCGAGAAGGCGACCCCCGAGATCGTCGCGTTCATGATGAGCGAGTGCCGCGGCATGATCTGCGCCCCCATGGAGGGCGAGGAGCTGGACCGGCTCGGCATCCCGCTGATGGTGGAGAACAACACCGAGTCCATGCGGACCGCGTTCACCGTCACCGTCGACGGGGCCCCCGCCCACGGCGTGACCACCGGCATCTCCGCCTCGGACCGCGCGACCACGCTCCAGCTGCTGGCGAGCGGCACCGCCCAGGAGGACGACTTCGTCCGCCCCGGCCACATCTTCCCGCTGCGCGCCCGCTCCGGCGGTGTCCTGGTCCGCAACGGCCACACCGAGGCCGCCGTCGACCTGGCCCGCCTCGCGGGGCTGCGTCCGGCCGGCGCCATCGTCGAGATCGCCGGTGAGGACGGCCGGATGCTGCGGCTGCCCGAGCTGATCCCGTTCGCCCGCAAGCACGGCCTGACGATCATCTCCATCGAGGACCTGATCGCCTACCGCCGCTCCGCCGAGCCCACCGTCCGCCGCGAGGCCGAGGTCCACCTGCCGACTGCGCACGGCACCTTCACCGCCTACGGCTACCGCTCCACCGTGGACGGCGTCGAGCACGTCGCCCTGGTGCACGGCGAGATCGGCGACGGCAAGGACGTGGTGGTCCGGGTCCACTCCGAGTGCCTCACCGGTGATGTCTTCGGCTCCCTGCGCTGCGACTGCGGCCCCCAGCTGGACACCGCCCTCGAGCGCATCCAGACCGAGGGCCGGGGCATCGTCGTCTACCTCCGCGGCCACGAGGGACGCGGCATCGGCCTCGTCTCCAAGCTGCGCGCCTACGAGCTCCAGGAGCGCGGCCGCGACACCCTGGACGCCAACCTGGAGCTCGGCCTGCCCGCCGATGCCCGGGACTACGCCGCCGGCGCCCAGATCCTCAGGGACCTCGGGGTGCGGAGCGTCCGCCTGATGACCAACAACCCCGACAAGACCGACGCCCTGGTCCGGCACGGCATCGAGGTCACCGACCGGGAGCCGATGCCCGTCACCGCGGGCGAGCACAACCTCCGGTACCTGCGCACCAAGCGGGACCGGATGGGACATGACCTGCCCTGGCTGGAGACGGCTCCCGTCTCCGCGTGCGGCAACCAGTAG
- the ribH gene encoding 6,7-dimethyl-8-ribityllumazine synthase, translated as MSGKGAPELSVQGVGDLRVAVVAAQWHEKVMDGLVDGALRALHDLGIDEPTLLRVPGSWELPVVAKVLAGRGYDAVVALGVVIRGGTPHFEYVCQGVTQGLTQVSVETGVPIGFGVLTCDTEEQALDRAGLTGSNEDKGHEAVTAAVATAATLRSVSEPWR; from the coding sequence GTGAGCGGCAAGGGTGCACCGGAACTGTCCGTACAGGGCGTGGGCGATCTGCGGGTCGCCGTCGTCGCGGCGCAGTGGCACGAGAAGGTGATGGACGGACTGGTGGACGGCGCCCTGCGCGCCCTGCACGACCTCGGCATCGACGAGCCGACCCTGCTGAGGGTCCCGGGCAGCTGGGAGCTCCCGGTCGTCGCCAAGGTCCTCGCGGGCCGCGGCTACGACGCCGTCGTCGCCCTCGGCGTCGTCATCCGGGGCGGCACCCCGCACTTCGAGTACGTGTGCCAGGGCGTCACCCAGGGCCTCACCCAGGTCTCGGTGGAGACCGGCGTCCCGATCGGCTTCGGCGTGCTGACCTGCGACACCGAGGAGCAGGCCCTGGACCGCGCCGGGCTGACCGGCTCCAACGAGGACAAGGGGCACGAGGCGGTGACCGCGGCCGTCGCCACCGCGGCCACCCTGCGTTCAGTATCTGAACCCTGGCGCTGA
- a CDS encoding hemolysin family protein, with amino-acid sequence MTIPLLLLAAAFLLILANGFFVAAEFGLVTVERPEAEKAAAEGDRRARTVVESLKELSFQLSGTQLGITITSLVVGMLAEPALAELLNGPITALGIPEGAVSGVAVIVGMLMASAVQMVIGELVPKNWAVSRPLQVARFVAGPQHLFARVFRPVIATLNAVANRLVRALGIEPTEELASARTPGELVSLARHSAQAGTLEQDTADLFVRTLSLGELTAQHVMTPRVKVSALQSSATAEDVVNLTRATGLSRFPVYRERIDEVVGMVHLKDALAVPAADRLRTPVGRIARPALLVPETLPVRPLLARLRSEQPIAVVVDEYGGTAGVVTLEDIVEEIVGEVRDEHDAKDLPELAAAPAEDGRPAWDADGSCRVDILQRIGLDVPEGPYETVAGLVADLLGRIPVPGDKAELPGWRLSVRQVGHYRAERVRLVRTAPVVEAAR; translated from the coding sequence ATGACCATCCCCCTGCTGCTGCTTGCCGCGGCATTCCTGCTGATCCTCGCCAACGGCTTCTTCGTGGCGGCCGAGTTCGGCCTGGTGACGGTCGAGCGCCCGGAGGCCGAGAAGGCCGCCGCCGAGGGCGACCGCCGCGCCCGTACGGTCGTCGAGTCGCTGAAGGAACTCTCCTTCCAGCTCTCCGGCACCCAGCTCGGCATCACCATCACCTCCCTCGTGGTCGGCATGCTCGCCGAGCCCGCGCTCGCCGAGCTGCTGAACGGCCCGATCACCGCGCTCGGTATTCCCGAGGGAGCCGTCTCGGGCGTCGCCGTCATCGTCGGCATGCTGATGGCCTCGGCCGTGCAGATGGTGATCGGCGAACTCGTGCCCAAGAACTGGGCGGTGTCCCGTCCGCTTCAGGTCGCGCGGTTCGTCGCGGGCCCGCAGCACCTCTTCGCGCGGGTCTTCCGGCCGGTCATCGCCACGCTGAACGCCGTCGCCAACCGGCTCGTCCGGGCGCTCGGCATCGAGCCCACCGAGGAGCTGGCCTCCGCCCGCACCCCCGGTGAACTCGTCTCCCTGGCCCGCCACTCCGCCCAGGCCGGCACCCTGGAGCAGGACACCGCCGACCTGTTCGTGCGGACCCTGTCGCTCGGCGAGCTGACCGCGCAGCATGTGATGACGCCGCGGGTGAAGGTCAGCGCGCTCCAGTCGTCGGCGACCGCCGAGGACGTCGTCAACCTGACCCGCGCCACCGGCCTGTCCCGCTTCCCCGTCTACCGGGAGCGGATCGACGAGGTGGTCGGCATGGTCCACCTCAAGGACGCGCTCGCCGTCCCGGCCGCCGACCGGCTGCGCACCCCCGTCGGCCGCATCGCCCGCCCCGCCCTGCTGGTCCCCGAGACCCTGCCGGTACGGCCGCTGCTGGCCCGGCTGCGCAGCGAACAGCCCATCGCGGTCGTCGTCGACGAGTACGGCGGCACCGCGGGCGTGGTCACCCTGGAGGACATCGTCGAGGAGATCGTCGGCGAGGTCCGCGACGAGCACGACGCCAAGGACCTCCCCGAGCTCGCCGCGGCCCCGGCCGAGGACGGCAGGCCCGCCTGGGACGCCGACGGCAGCTGCCGGGTCGACATCCTGCAGCGCATAGGACTCGACGTGCCCGAGGGCCCGTACGAAACCGTCGCCGGTCTGGTCGCCGATCTGCTCGGCCGGATCCCGGTCCCCGGCGACAAGGCGGAACTGCCCGGCTGGCGGCTCTCGGTGCGCCAGGTCGGCCACTACCGCGCCGAGCGGGTGCGCCTGGTCCGCACCGCCCCCGTGGTGGAGGCAGCCCGATGA
- a CDS encoding PH domain-containing protein — protein sequence MSELPALPVTFRPGRTRAVLLTAGVTIFVVITAVALLLEKLGPGERLSFVLTGALMFGVLAMLARVKVVADDSGVTVVNIASRRRLDWAEILQVNLRPGDPWVFLDLSDGTSLPALGIQPGIAKERAIADARALRALVEARTTRDLP from the coding sequence ATGTCTGAACTGCCCGCCCTTCCCGTCACGTTCCGGCCGGGCCGCACGCGTGCCGTGCTGCTCACCGCCGGGGTCACGATCTTCGTGGTCATCACCGCCGTAGCCCTCCTGCTGGAGAAGCTCGGTCCCGGCGAGCGCCTGAGCTTCGTCCTCACCGGGGCGCTGATGTTCGGCGTCCTGGCCATGCTCGCCCGGGTCAAGGTCGTCGCCGACGACTCCGGTGTCACCGTCGTGAACATCGCCAGTAGGCGCCGACTGGACTGGGCCGAGATCCTCCAGGTGAACCTGCGCCCCGGCGACCCCTGGGTCTTCCTCGACCTCAGCGACGGCACCAGCCTGCCCGCGCTCGGCATCCAGCCGGGTATCGCCAAGGAGCGGGCCATCGCCGACGCCCGCGCGCTGCGAGCGCTCGTCGAGGCCCGCACGACGAGGGATCTGCCGTAG
- the hisG gene encoding ATP phosphoribosyltransferase, which translates to MLRIAVPNKGSLSGPAAEMLHEAGYQQRRESKELRIVDPENEVEFFYLRPRDIAIYVSSGRLDIGITGLDLLIDSGADAEVILPLGFARSTFRFAAKPGTANGIEDLKGKTVATSYEGIVEGHLADNGIDASVVHLDGAVETAIELGVAEVIADVVETGTSLRNAGLEVFGEPIMKSEAAVIRRTGADAEDPKVQQFLRRLQGVLVARTYVMMDYDCRVEQLEKAVALTPGLESPTVSPLHNEGWVAVRAMVPSKEAQRIMDDLYDIGARAILTTAIHACRL; encoded by the coding sequence ATGCTGCGCATCGCCGTCCCCAACAAGGGTTCCCTCTCAGGCCCTGCGGCGGAGATGCTGCATGAGGCCGGCTACCAGCAGCGCCGCGAGTCCAAGGAACTGCGCATCGTCGACCCGGAGAACGAGGTCGAGTTCTTCTACCTCCGCCCCCGCGACATCGCGATCTACGTCTCCTCCGGCCGCCTCGACATCGGCATCACCGGCCTCGACCTGCTGATCGACTCCGGCGCCGACGCCGAGGTGATCCTCCCGCTCGGCTTCGCCCGCTCCACCTTCCGCTTCGCCGCCAAGCCCGGCACCGCGAACGGCATCGAGGACCTGAAGGGCAAGACGGTCGCCACCTCCTACGAGGGCATCGTCGAGGGCCACCTCGCCGACAACGGCATCGACGCCTCCGTCGTCCACCTCGACGGCGCCGTCGAGACGGCCATCGAGCTCGGCGTCGCCGAGGTCATCGCCGATGTCGTCGAGACCGGCACCTCGCTGCGCAACGCCGGTCTTGAGGTCTTCGGCGAGCCGATCATGAAGTCCGAGGCCGCCGTCATCCGCCGTACCGGCGCCGACGCCGAGGACCCCAAGGTGCAGCAGTTCCTGCGCCGCCTCCAGGGCGTCCTGGTGGCCCGGACGTACGTGATGATGGACTACGACTGCCGGGTCGAGCAGCTGGAGAAGGCCGTCGCGCTCACTCCGGGCCTGGAGTCCCCGACCGTCTCCCCGCTGCACAACGAGGGCTGGGTCGCCGTCCGCGCGATGGTCCCGTCCAAGGAGGCCCAGCGGATCATGGACGACCTGTACGACATCGGCGCCCGGGCCATCCTGACGACGGCCATCCACGCCTGCCGTCTCTGA